In one Niallia taxi genomic region, the following are encoded:
- a CDS encoding type I restriction-modification system subunit M, whose translation MTTSEKQRQQQAELHKKLWTMANDLRGQMDASEFKDYILGLIFYRYLSEKVEARAKKLLKDDNISYFEAWENEEYREDLAEYLIEELGYVVEPQFLFSRFLEEIEKGANGSFDVEMLQNGVKAIESSTLGTESQEDFQNLFDDMDLTSSRLGRTVKDRTSLISKVIVNIANIPFLQDDVEIDVLGDAYEYMISQFAANAGKKAGEFYTPQQVSKILAKIVTAGKSEIRDVYDGACGSGSLLLRVGKEAKVHKYYGQEKVSTTYNLARMNMLLHDVPYQRFDIQNADTLEEPYHIDQRFEAIVVNPPYSAKWSADDKFKEDERFSAYAKLAPKSKADFAFIQHFIHQLDDNGTMAIVLPHGVLFRSAAEAAIRKYIIEEKNYLDAVIGLPANIFYGTSIPTCVLVFKKCRKHDDNVLFIDASNEYEKGKNQNHLSDEHVEKIITTFFGRETIDKYSYAATLEEIKENDYNLNIPRYVDTFEEEEPIDLQAVAQRLKKIDEEIAEVDQELEKYFEELGV comes from the coding sequence ATGACAACAAGTGAAAAGCAACGACAACAACAAGCTGAATTACATAAAAAATTATGGACGATGGCAAATGATTTACGTGGTCAAATGGATGCCAGCGAGTTCAAGGACTATATTTTAGGTTTAATTTTCTATCGTTACTTATCTGAAAAAGTAGAAGCACGTGCAAAAAAATTACTAAAAGACGATAACATATCTTATTTTGAAGCATGGGAAAACGAAGAGTACCGCGAGGACTTAGCAGAGTATCTTATAGAAGAGTTAGGTTATGTAGTAGAACCTCAATTCCTGTTCTCGCGTTTCCTTGAGGAAATAGAAAAAGGGGCAAATGGCAGTTTTGATGTAGAGATGTTACAAAACGGTGTTAAAGCAATTGAATCATCTACTTTAGGTACTGAAAGCCAAGAGGATTTCCAAAATCTTTTCGACGATATGGATTTAACTTCCTCGCGATTAGGACGTACAGTTAAGGATCGTACAAGTCTAATCAGTAAAGTAATTGTAAACATTGCAAATATTCCATTCCTACAAGATGATGTGGAAATTGATGTTTTAGGTGATGCATACGAATACATGATATCGCAATTTGCAGCAAACGCAGGAAAGAAAGCTGGCGAGTTCTATACACCACAACAAGTATCCAAAATCTTAGCGAAAATTGTAACTGCTGGAAAATCAGAAATTCGTGATGTGTATGACGGAGCTTGTGGTTCTGGTTCGTTACTACTTCGTGTAGGTAAAGAAGCGAAAGTTCACAAATATTATGGACAAGAAAAAGTATCAACAACGTACAACTTAGCACGTATGAATATGTTACTACATGATGTTCCATACCAACGGTTTGATATTCAAAACGCAGATACATTAGAAGAACCGTACCATATCGACCAACGCTTTGAAGCTATTGTAGTCAATCCTCCATACTCAGCAAAATGGAGTGCAGATGATAAATTCAAAGAGGATGAACGCTTTAGTGCCTATGCAAAATTAGCGCCAAAATCAAAAGCAGACTTTGCTTTCATTCAACATTTTATTCATCAATTAGATGATAACGGTACAATGGCAATTGTGTTACCACACGGTGTCCTTTTCCGTAGTGCAGCAGAAGCAGCAATCCGTAAGTATATTATAGAAGAAAAAAATTACTTGGATGCTGTTATTGGCTTACCAGCAAACATTTTCTACGGAACTAGCATTCCAACGTGCGTCCTTGTATTCAAAAAATGTCGTAAGCATGATGACAATGTATTATTCATTGATGCGTCCAATGAATATGAGAAAGGGAAGAACCAAAATCATTTATCAGATGAACACGTTGAAAAAATCATCACTACATTCTTCGGTCGTGAAACAATTGATAAGTATTCATACGCAGCAACATTGGAGGAAATTAAAGAGAATGACTACAACCTAAATATTCCTCGTTACGTGGATACTTTTGAAGAAGAAGAGCCGATTGATTTACAAGCTGTAGCTCAACGTCTGAAAAAAATTGACGAAGAAATCGCAGAAGTCGATCAGGAATTAGAAAAGTACTTTGAAGAGTTAGGGGTGTAA
- a CDS encoding restriction endonuclease subunit S: MNTPKLRFKGFTDSWQTKKIKDIATVNQGLQIPISERFYENSENRFFYITNEFLKPNSKVKYFIENPPKSVLCNTEDVLMTRTGNTGHVVSNVSGAFHNNFFKINYNKSLISRDFLTNYLRLKKTQHTIMTYAGQSTIPDLNHSDFYKIKISYPNLKEQEKIGLFANEIERKIKLQQEKIELLKDQKKGYMQRIFSQELRFKDENGQSYSEWKEYKLKSIGSTFTGLSGKTKEDFGYGNHSFITYKNVFNNLFASKDGLEKVNVLENENQAFVQKGDILLTTSSETPLEVGMASIWNHSMEKVHLNSFCFGYRLNKNENILAEFIAISLRSDYMRKKIVLLAQGSTRFNMSKTELMLQTIMIPCVEEQLKIVNFYKSMDQKLNLAIQQLESLNSQKQAFMQQMFI; encoded by the coding sequence ATGAATACACCTAAGTTAAGATTTAAAGGATTTACAGATAGTTGGCAAACAAAAAAAATAAAAGATATTGCTACTGTAAATCAAGGTTTACAGATCCCTATAAGCGAACGATTTTATGAAAATAGTGAAAATAGATTTTTTTATATTACAAATGAATTTCTAAAACCAAACTCAAAAGTTAAATATTTTATTGAAAATCCACCAAAATCCGTATTATGTAATACAGAAGATGTACTTATGACAAGAACAGGGAATACAGGTCATGTTGTTTCGAATGTTTCAGGTGCTTTTCATAATAACTTCTTTAAAATAAATTATAATAAGTCTCTAATTTCTCGAGATTTTTTAACGAATTATCTAAGATTAAAAAAGACTCAACATACTATCATGACGTATGCTGGACAGTCTACTATCCCTGACTTAAACCATAGTGATTTTTATAAAATTAAAATTTCTTACCCTAATCTAAAGGAACAAGAAAAGATAGGATTGTTTGCTAATGAAATAGAACGAAAAATCAAACTTCAGCAAGAAAAAATTGAATTGCTGAAAGATCAGAAAAAAGGATATATGCAGAGAATTTTTAGTCAGGAATTGCGATTTAAAGATGAGAATGGACAATCTTATAGTGAATGGAAAGAATATAAGTTGAAAAGCATTGGCTCTACTTTTACAGGGTTATCTGGAAAAACAAAAGAAGATTTTGGATACGGTAATCACTCATTTATTACTTACAAAAATGTATTTAATAATTTATTCGCTTCAAAAGATGGACTTGAAAAGGTGAATGTATTAGAAAATGAAAATCAAGCATTTGTCCAAAAAGGAGATATACTATTAACCACTTCTTCAGAGACACCTCTCGAAGTTGGTATGGCTTCTATTTGGAATCATTCAATGGAAAAAGTTCATTTAAACAGTTTTTGTTTTGGATATAGGTTAAATAAGAATGAAAATATTCTAGCAGAATTCATTGCCATTTCTTTAAGAAGTGATTATATGAGGAAAAAAATTGTCTTATTAGCACAAGGATCAACAAGATTTAATATGTCAAAAACAGAGTTAATGTTACAAACTATTATGATACCTTGTGTAGAAGAACAACTTAAAATTGTTAATTTTTATAAGTCTATGGATCAAAAATTAAATCTTGCAATACAACAGCTAGAGAGTTTGAACAGTCAGAAACAAGCCTTCATGCAACAGATGTTCATTTAA
- a CDS encoding DUF72 domain-containing protein — protein sequence MIHIGLTGWGDHDSLYGSHVSSRNKLQEYASYFPAVEVDSSFYAIQPVKNAERWTGTTPDSFQFVVKAYQGMTGHQRGELPFATQEEMFDAFLESISPYEAANKLSMVLFQFPPWFDCTRANVDYLRECKAKMKDIPCALEFRHQSWFNNQFKEKTLSFMKEENWIHSICDEPQAMPGSIPAILEPVQKDKVLIRFHGRNYYGWTQKNNPNWREVRYLYRYNQKELEDWAENIKRLHEQCKNVYVLFNNNSGGDAADNALQLMKILGIEYENLAPRQLGLF from the coding sequence TTGATTCATATAGGCTTAACTGGTTGGGGAGATCATGATAGTTTATATGGTTCCCATGTTTCTTCGCGAAATAAGCTGCAGGAATATGCAAGCTACTTCCCAGCGGTTGAAGTGGACTCCTCTTTTTATGCAATACAACCAGTAAAGAATGCGGAAAGATGGACAGGAACTACGCCAGATTCCTTCCAATTTGTCGTTAAGGCATATCAGGGGATGACAGGCCATCAAAGAGGAGAGCTTCCATTCGCAACACAGGAAGAAATGTTTGATGCATTCCTAGAATCTATCTCACCATATGAAGCAGCAAATAAGTTAAGTATGGTGCTTTTTCAGTTTCCTCCATGGTTTGATTGTACGAGAGCAAATGTGGATTATCTTAGGGAATGTAAGGCTAAGATGAAGGATATTCCTTGTGCCTTGGAATTTCGACATCAATCATGGTTTAACAATCAATTTAAGGAAAAAACACTTTCATTTATGAAAGAAGAAAACTGGATTCACAGTATTTGTGATGAGCCACAGGCAATGCCTGGCTCAATTCCAGCGATTTTGGAGCCTGTTCAAAAGGATAAGGTTCTTATCCGGTTTCATGGCAGAAATTATTATGGATGGACACAAAAAAACAATCCAAACTGGAGAGAGGTTCGTTATCTTTACAGATATAATCAGAAGGAATTGGAGGATTGGGCAGAGAATATTAAACGTTTGCACGAACAGTGTAAAAATGTCTATGTTCTATTCAACAATAATTCTGGAGGAGACGCTGCAGATAATGCGCTGCAGTTAATGAAGATTTTAGGCATCGAATACGAAAATCTTGCTCCAAGACAATTGGGTTTGTTTTAG
- a CDS encoding bifunctional metallophosphatase/5'-nucleotidase, with amino-acid sequence MENIHIYHTNDLHSHFENWPRITELFRNRKQWHTDAGDAVFLFDIGDHLDLSHPYTEATQGRGNASLLETEQFDAVTIGNNEGITLPFDALDHLYDHATYDVIVANLFYANGARPDWCIPHKIYVTDQGTRIGVIGLTAYFHTLYELLGWKLSVPFQALREQLALLQGKTDIIVVLSHLGINDDEQMAENFPEVDIILGAHTHHILHQGKLIKNSLLAAAGKYGQYAGHIEIQYDPATKKVLDKRAEVYDTNKLPLANKEEEYIENLYLEGKKALSEEVLSLNKPLPKQEIAQLLCDAVLTWCNADVSILNEGLILDDLNKGSVSFYDLLSICPHPINPCTVILTGAELKEVLTDMKRDSWETLPVKGLGFRGTLMGKMISKGVQTEVEGQITSYRINGQKLDPKTRYTVAIPDMFTFGDFFPSIYRATEKQYFLPEFMRNILAEALKRT; translated from the coding sequence ATGGAAAACATCCATATATATCATACTAATGATTTGCACAGTCATTTTGAAAACTGGCCTAGAATTACAGAGCTTTTCAGAAATAGAAAACAATGGCATACAGATGCAGGCGATGCGGTCTTCTTGTTTGATATTGGTGACCATTTGGATTTATCACATCCATATACGGAGGCTACACAGGGAAGAGGCAATGCATCTTTATTAGAGACAGAGCAGTTCGATGCGGTCACAATAGGTAATAATGAGGGCATTACACTTCCCTTTGATGCGCTTGACCATTTATATGATCATGCAACCTATGATGTCATTGTCGCAAATCTTTTTTATGCCAATGGAGCAAGGCCAGATTGGTGCATTCCTCATAAAATATATGTTACTGATCAAGGTACACGGATTGGTGTCATCGGTTTAACTGCCTATTTCCATACATTATATGAACTGCTTGGCTGGAAGCTGTCTGTTCCTTTTCAAGCATTAAGAGAACAGCTCGCCCTGCTGCAAGGCAAAACAGACATCATTGTCGTATTGTCACATTTAGGTATCAATGACGACGAGCAGATGGCTGAAAACTTTCCAGAGGTTGATATTATTTTGGGGGCACACACCCACCATATTCTGCATCAAGGCAAGCTAATTAAAAACAGTTTGCTAGCTGCTGCAGGGAAATACGGCCAATACGCCGGACATATTGAAATACAATACGACCCAGCGACAAAAAAGGTGTTGGATAAAAGGGCCGAAGTGTATGATACAAATAAACTTCCTTTAGCAAATAAGGAAGAGGAATACATTGAAAATCTATATTTGGAAGGAAAAAAAGCACTTTCTGAGGAAGTACTCTCTCTAAATAAGCCACTTCCTAAACAAGAAATTGCACAACTATTATGTGATGCTGTTCTTACATGGTGCAATGCAGACGTATCTATTCTTAATGAAGGCTTAATCCTTGATGATTTGAACAAAGGATCGGTAAGCTTTTATGACTTATTAAGTATTTGCCCACATCCGATTAATCCTTGCACGGTTATATTGACAGGGGCAGAGCTAAAGGAAGTCCTTACAGATATGAAGCGTGATTCATGGGAGACACTTCCAGTGAAGGGTCTCGGATTTCGCGGAACATTAATGGGTAAAATGATTTCTAAAGGAGTTCAAACCGAAGTGGAAGGCCAGATTACATCCTATCGGATAAATGGCCAAAAACTTGATCCTAAAACAAGATACACGGTGGCTATCCCTGATATGTTTACATTCGGTGATTTTTTTCCTTCCATATACCGTGCAACAGAAAAACAGTATTTTCTGCCTGAATTTATGAGAAATATATTGGCAGAAGCCTTAAAAAGGACTTGA